The following are from one region of the Flavimobilis soli genome:
- a CDS encoding MDR family MFS transporter, producing MSATATTPDQRVPEDADKPLVVLDKRTIWLIFGSLMASMFLSSLDQSILGTAMPTIVGELSGVEHQGWLMTAYILAIAIVMPLYGKFGDLWGRRWPFLFSIGLFTLASAGAGFSQSFGELVVWRAVQGLGGGGLMILSQAIIADIIPARERGKYMGPMGALFGVSAVAGPLLGGLFTDHLDWRWCFWINIPVGVAALVVSWITLKLPSHRAGRKIDWPGIVTMIVATSSLVLVATWTSWSGSGSYDFSDPLLIGLSAGFVVATALFVLAETRAEEPLIPLHLFRNRTFAISTTIGLVVGMGMFSALTFLPTFLQMSSGAGVTQSGLLMLPMMAGMMLTTIGSGVLITRTGRYKMYPVAGLALSSIMLAVMTQIDGSTSLVTFSVFLFLLGAGLGFVMQTIVLAVQNAVDPHELGTATSSNNFFREIGAAVGVALFSTLFTNRLTENMGGLAATVPPEQLAQLDPAGLTPAAVQDFPAALKQGVIDAYADALAPSFWYLVPLLVLGFVLALFLREVRLSDEAGMVARGEAVAG from the coding sequence ATGTCTGCCACCGCGACCACCCCGGACCAGCGCGTCCCGGAGGACGCTGACAAGCCGCTCGTCGTCCTCGACAAGCGCACGATCTGGCTCATCTTCGGCTCCCTCATGGCGTCGATGTTCCTGTCGTCGCTCGACCAGTCGATCCTCGGCACCGCGATGCCGACGATCGTCGGCGAGCTCAGCGGTGTCGAGCACCAGGGCTGGCTGATGACCGCATACATCCTCGCGATCGCGATCGTCATGCCGCTCTACGGCAAGTTCGGCGACCTGTGGGGTCGCCGCTGGCCGTTCCTCTTCTCGATCGGCCTCTTCACGCTCGCGTCGGCCGGCGCGGGGTTCTCGCAGTCGTTCGGCGAGCTCGTCGTGTGGCGCGCGGTGCAGGGCCTCGGTGGCGGTGGCCTGATGATCCTGTCGCAGGCGATCATCGCGGACATCATCCCCGCACGTGAGCGCGGCAAGTACATGGGCCCGATGGGCGCGTTGTTCGGCGTCTCCGCGGTCGCCGGCCCGCTCCTCGGCGGCCTCTTCACCGACCACCTCGACTGGCGCTGGTGCTTCTGGATCAACATCCCCGTCGGCGTCGCCGCGCTCGTCGTCTCGTGGATCACCCTCAAGCTCCCGTCGCACCGTGCGGGCCGCAAGATCGACTGGCCGGGCATCGTCACGATGATCGTCGCGACGTCGAGCCTCGTCCTCGTCGCCACCTGGACGAGCTGGAGCGGCTCGGGCAGCTATGACTTCTCCGACCCGCTGCTGATCGGGCTCTCCGCCGGCTTCGTCGTGGCGACCGCGCTGTTCGTCCTCGCCGAGACGCGTGCCGAGGAGCCCCTCATCCCGCTGCACCTGTTCCGCAACCGCACGTTCGCGATCTCGACGACGATCGGTCTCGTCGTCGGCATGGGCATGTTCTCGGCGCTGACGTTCCTGCCGACCTTCCTGCAGATGTCCTCGGGCGCCGGCGTCACGCAGTCCGGTCTGCTCATGCTGCCGATGATGGCGGGCATGATGCTCACGACGATCGGTTCGGGTGTGCTCATCACCCGCACCGGTCGCTACAAGATGTACCCCGTGGCGGGCCTCGCCCTGTCCTCGATCATGCTCGCGGTGATGACGCAGATCGACGGCAGCACGAGCCTCGTGACCTTCTCGGTGTTCCTGTTCCTGCTCGGTGCCGGGCTCGGCTTCGTCATGCAGACGATCGTGCTCGCGGTGCAGAACGCCGTCGACCCCCACGAGCTCGGCACGGCGACGAGCTCGAACAACTTCTTCCGCGAGATCGGTGCGGCGGTCGGCGTCGCGCTGTTCTCGACGCTGTTCACGAACCGCCTCACGGAGAACATGGGCGGCCTCGCCGCGACGGTCCCGCCGGAGCAGCTCGCCCAGCTCGACCCGGCGGGCCTGACCCCTGCTGCGGTCCAGGACTTCCCGGCAGCGCTCAAGCAGGGCGTCATCGATGCCTATGCCGACGCGCTCGCGCCGTCGTTCTGGTACCTCGTGCCGCTGCTCGTGCTCGGCTTCGTCCTCGCGCTCTTCCTGCGTGAGGTCCGCCTCTCGGACGAGGCCGGCATGGTCGCGCGCGGCGAGGCGGTCGCCGGATGA
- the dhaM gene encoding dihydroxyacetone kinase phosphoryl donor subunit DhaM, which translates to MADDVRPERVALVLVSHSAQIAEGTAGLAAQMAPGVTIRPVGGLPDGGLGTDFDRTLEELSGAAEGALGVVVLADLGSAVLTVESAIEFLDDDVAARTRLADAPFVEGTVAAAVTAHGGGDLDAVLAAAEHAGSTFVRRSGNLGEETQHGASDEEDTMAATGTGLARQVEVRNPMGLHARPAALLARMVAGYDASLTIGGVNAASVLELMKLGAVGGQVVEVDGSGPQAEEAIAAVVEAIEGGFGEV; encoded by the coding sequence GTGGCTGACGACGTGCGGCCGGAGCGCGTCGCGCTCGTCCTCGTGTCGCACAGCGCGCAGATCGCCGAGGGCACCGCGGGCCTCGCCGCCCAGATGGCGCCCGGGGTGACGATCCGGCCGGTCGGCGGCCTGCCCGACGGCGGGCTCGGCACCGACTTCGACCGGACGCTCGAGGAGCTCAGCGGGGCAGCGGAGGGCGCGCTCGGCGTCGTCGTCCTCGCGGACCTCGGGTCCGCCGTCCTCACGGTCGAGTCCGCGATCGAGTTCCTCGACGACGACGTCGCCGCGCGCACGCGCCTCGCAGACGCGCCGTTCGTCGAGGGGACGGTCGCGGCCGCCGTCACCGCCCACGGCGGGGGAGACCTCGACGCCGTGCTCGCCGCGGCGGAGCACGCCGGTTCGACCTTCGTCCGCCGATCCGGCAACCTTGGCGAGGAGACCCAGCACGGGGCCTCGGACGAGGAGGACACGATGGCGGCGACGGGGACCGGGCTCGCCCGGCAGGTGGAGGTCCGCAACCCGATGGGTCTGCACGCGCGACCTGCGGCTCTGCTGGCTCGCATGGTCGCGGGCTACGACGCGAGCCTGACGATCGGCGGTGTCAACGCTGCGAGCGTCCTCGAGCTCATGAAGCTCGGCGCCGTCGGCGGCCAGGTCGTCGAGGTCGACGGGTCGGGCCCGCAGGCCGAGGAGGCCATCGCCGCCGTCGTCGAGGCGATCGAGGGCGGCTTCGGCGAGGTCTGA
- the dhaL gene encoding dihydroxyacetone kinase subunit DhaL, whose amino-acid sequence MSLDVEWALRWVRLSADSIAEARDELTELDRQIGDGDHGANLDRGFAAVRTKVDGLEAENVGDVLKVVATTLMSTVGGASGPLYGTAYLRAAKVTGIPELNAHAVVALLEGALEGITSRGRAEVGEKTMVDAWSPAVDAAEAAAAAGASPAEVLEAALAGAEEGARSTVDLVATKGRASYLGERSRGHLDPGARSTVLLLAAAAEAARG is encoded by the coding sequence ATGTCGCTGGACGTCGAGTGGGCGCTGAGGTGGGTCCGGCTTTCCGCGGACTCGATCGCCGAGGCGCGGGACGAGCTGACCGAGCTGGACCGCCAGATCGGCGACGGTGATCACGGCGCGAACCTCGACCGGGGGTTCGCGGCGGTCCGCACGAAGGTCGACGGTCTCGAGGCCGAGAACGTCGGCGACGTGCTCAAGGTCGTCGCGACCACCCTCATGTCGACGGTCGGAGGAGCGTCCGGCCCGTTGTACGGGACGGCGTACCTCCGCGCCGCAAAGGTCACGGGCATCCCCGAGCTCAACGCGCACGCCGTCGTCGCGCTGCTCGAGGGTGCTCTCGAGGGCATCACCTCGCGCGGTCGTGCCGAGGTGGGGGAGAAGACGATGGTGGACGCCTGGTCGCCCGCGGTCGACGCCGCCGAGGCGGCGGCGGCCGCGGGTGCCAGCCCCGCCGAGGTCCTCGAGGCAGCTCTCGCGGGCGCGGAGGAGGGAGCCCGCTCGACGGTCGACCTCGTCGCGACCAAGGGCCGTGCGAGCTACCTGGGCGAGCGCAGCCGCGGTCACCTCGACCCGGGCGCCCGCTCGACGGTCCTGCTGCTCGCCGCAGCAGCCGAGGCTGCGCGTGGCTGA
- the dhaK gene encoding dihydroxyacetone kinase subunit DhaK, protein MKKLLNDPAKAVDESVEGFGLAHPDLVTVHTDPLFVTRATKAPPGTVALVSGGGAGHEPLHAGFVGEGMLDAAVPGAVFTSPTPDQVAAAIEAVDNGAGVLAIVKNYTGDVLNFETAVELADGVEVSTVLVHDDVAVEDSLYTAGRRGVAGTVLVEKIAGAAAARGDDLAGVTAIAERVSSGVRSMGVALYAPTVPHVGRPSFDLPDDEIEIGIGIHGEPGRHRIPAADADTITEALLTPIIEDLRLESGERVLLFVNGMGGTPSSELYVVYRRARRLLEDRGVTVDRSLVGSYVTSLEMQGASLTVLRLDDELTSLWDAPVHTPALRW, encoded by the coding sequence ATGAAGAAGCTTCTGAACGACCCCGCCAAGGCAGTCGACGAGTCCGTCGAAGGATTCGGCCTGGCACACCCCGACCTCGTCACCGTCCACACGGACCCGCTGTTCGTCACCCGGGCGACGAAGGCGCCTCCCGGGACCGTCGCCCTCGTGTCCGGCGGAGGCGCCGGACACGAGCCGCTGCACGCGGGCTTCGTCGGGGAGGGCATGCTCGACGCAGCAGTACCCGGGGCCGTGTTCACGTCCCCGACCCCCGACCAGGTCGCCGCGGCGATCGAGGCCGTCGACAACGGCGCCGGCGTCCTCGCGATCGTCAAGAACTACACGGGCGACGTGCTCAACTTCGAGACCGCCGTCGAGCTCGCGGACGGCGTCGAGGTCTCGACCGTCCTCGTGCACGACGACGTGGCCGTCGAGGACTCGCTGTACACGGCAGGACGGCGCGGCGTCGCAGGCACCGTGCTCGTCGAGAAGATCGCGGGCGCCGCGGCCGCGCGCGGCGACGACCTCGCCGGGGTCACGGCGATCGCCGAGCGCGTCTCGTCCGGGGTGCGCTCGATGGGCGTCGCGCTCTACGCGCCGACCGTCCCGCACGTCGGTCGGCCGAGCTTCGACCTGCCCGACGACGAGATCGAGATCGGCATCGGCATCCACGGCGAGCCCGGCCGCCACCGCATTCCCGCCGCGGACGCGGACACGATCACCGAGGCCCTTCTGACCCCGATCATCGAGGACCTCAGGCTCGAGAGCGGCGAGCGTGTGTTGCTGTTCGTTAACGGAATGGGCGGCACGCCCTCGTCCGAGCTGTACGTCGTCTATCGTCGGGCACGGCGGCTCCTGGAGGACCGCGGCGTCACCGTCGACCGTTCGCTGGTCGGCAGCTATGTGACGTCTCTCGAGATGCAGGGCGCGTCGCTGACGGTGCTGCGTCTCGACGACGAGCTGACGAGCCTGTGGGACGCACCCGTGCACACCCCCGCCCTGCGGTGGTGA
- a CDS encoding bifunctional folylpolyglutamate synthase/dihydrofolate synthase produces the protein MARKKKKDETIGRSPELADVYASIIARNPEHDFEPTLDRVREVCELLGDPQRAYRVVHITGTNGKTSTARMVESLVREQGLRTGRFTSPHLTSVTERIAIDGEPVTEERFVEVYRDVEPYVEMVDARSQAAGGPRLSFFEVLTVMAFAAFADAPVDVAIVEVGMGGGWDSTNVADGDVAVVTPVAMDHAQWLGSTVVEIAHEKAGIIKEGASVVVGQQVEEVEEVLLAEVRERGASRLVRDGAELTVAQRHVAVGGQLVDLSTPGGLYTEIFLPLHGAHQAHNALLALAATEALVTGGAALPAGVVEAGFAAVTSPGRLEVVRSSPTILVDAAHNPAGAEVLVDALEEAFGFTRLIGVVGVLGDKDAEGLLSVLEPVLAEIVVTQSSSPRSTEAEDLHELAVDVFGDDRVHLASRLDAALDIAATLAESEDTIGVGTGAGVIVTGSVVLAAEARVLLGRG, from the coding sequence GTGGCGCGCAAGAAGAAGAAGGACGAGACGATCGGGCGCTCGCCCGAGCTCGCAGACGTCTACGCGTCGATCATCGCGCGCAACCCCGAGCACGACTTCGAGCCGACGCTCGACCGCGTGCGCGAGGTGTGCGAGCTGCTGGGCGACCCGCAGCGCGCCTACCGCGTCGTGCACATCACCGGCACGAACGGCAAGACGTCGACGGCTCGCATGGTCGAGTCGCTCGTCCGCGAGCAGGGCCTGCGCACCGGCCGGTTCACGAGCCCGCACCTGACGAGCGTGACAGAGCGGATCGCGATCGACGGCGAGCCCGTCACCGAGGAGCGGTTCGTCGAGGTGTACCGCGACGTCGAGCCGTACGTCGAGATGGTCGACGCCCGCTCGCAGGCCGCGGGCGGGCCGCGTCTGAGCTTCTTCGAGGTGCTCACCGTCATGGCGTTCGCGGCCTTCGCGGACGCCCCGGTCGACGTCGCGATCGTCGAGGTCGGCATGGGCGGCGGATGGGACTCGACGAACGTCGCCGACGGCGACGTCGCCGTCGTCACGCCCGTCGCGATGGACCACGCGCAGTGGCTCGGCTCGACCGTCGTCGAGATCGCCCACGAGAAGGCGGGGATCATCAAGGAAGGTGCGAGCGTCGTCGTCGGTCAGCAGGTCGAGGAGGTCGAGGAGGTGCTCCTCGCCGAGGTGCGCGAGCGTGGAGCCTCGCGGCTCGTGCGCGACGGCGCCGAGCTCACGGTCGCGCAGCGCCACGTCGCGGTCGGCGGGCAGCTCGTCGACCTGTCGACTCCGGGCGGCCTCTACACGGAGATCTTCCTGCCGCTGCACGGCGCCCACCAGGCGCACAACGCCCTGCTCGCGCTCGCCGCGACCGAGGCGCTCGTGACCGGCGGCGCAGCCCTCCCGGCCGGCGTCGTCGAGGCGGGCTTCGCCGCCGTGACGTCGCCCGGACGCCTCGAGGTCGTGCGGTCCAGCCCGACGATCCTCGTCGACGCCGCGCACAACCCGGCAGGTGCCGAGGTGCTCGTCGACGCGCTCGAGGAGGCGTTCGGCTTCACGCGGCTCATCGGCGTCGTCGGCGTGCTGGGGGACAAGGACGCGGAAGGTCTGCTCTCCGTCCTCGAGCCCGTGCTCGCCGAGATCGTCGTGACGCAGTCGTCGTCGCCGCGCTCCACGGAGGCCGAGGACCTGCACGAGCTCGCGGTCGACGTCTTCGGAGACGACCGTGTTCACCTGGCATCTCGCCTCGACGCTGCTCTCGACATCGCGGCCACATTGGCGGAGAGTGAAGACACGATCGGCGTCGGCACCGGAGCCGGCGTGATCGTCACCGGCTCGGTGGTCCTGGCCGCAGAGGCCAGGGTGCTTCTCGGAAGGGGCTGA